The genome window GATGGTTGCTGTCGCCAGACCGCCGCTCAGGCCACCCATCCACTTGTAGACCACACTGAACATTTCCTCAATCAGGCCGGCGCGCTCAAGCATGGAAGCCATGAAGATAAACAGCGGTATCGCAGCCAGATCAGAGTTGGTCATCATCGGGAAGATGCGGCCCGGCACGAGATTCAGCATCAGTGCGTCGCCGACCAGGTAGATGAACATCACCCCCAGGCCACCGGTCACGAAAGCCAGCGGCAGCCCCATCATCAGGGCCAAGGCGAGGGAACCGAACATCAGATAGGTCAAAGGCCCGATCTTGACGTCCGAAAGGCTACCGGAGAGCTTGAACAGGAATTGCTCATCGCTCCACGGATCGTAGAAAAGAATGTTGATCATTTCGACACAGATGACAAACGCCAGTGCCACTGTGCCGATGATCATCAGCCAGGTACTCAGCTTCCCGACGAGGTTACTACCCGGCGCAGTTGTTGTATTTGTAGTCATGCGGTGCGCTCCCGGCCAAGACGGACAAACAGGACAATATCCTTGATCAGCTTGGATGTGCCTGCGAGTAAAAGAAGTAATGAGCCCAGCACCATCATGCCTTTGGCCGGCCAATGCTGGATGCCCCAGGTCTCAACCGTGGTTTCATTCATGGCGTAGGAATCCTGGAAGAAGGTCCAGGAGGTAACCAGCAGAATCAGGGCAAAAATGAAGAAGAACATGGAAGTAAAGATGTCCAGGCCAATTCTTCCCCGCGCCGGCAGCATGTTGTACATCACATCCACACGCACATGGGCGCCATGAAGCATGGCAAATGCGCCCGCCAGCATATACTGCATACCTAGCAGCAGGAAGCTGGCTTCATGGACCCAGATGGTGGGCATGTTAAAGATGTAGCGCATGACCACGCCAAAGAAATAGAACACAACGGCATTGATTGTCCAGAACGACACGAACAGACCGGATTTATCGCACATCCAGTCCACCACCTTGGTAAACCAGTTCCCTTCGAACTGGAGATAGATAAGTGGATCATCCTCTTCCGCCTGTAATTCCCCCGGTGTCAATTCCGGCTCGGCACTATCGCCTCCATGACCACCACTCCACTTGTCCCAGGCCATCATGATCAGCGGCATAACCGCAAGCCAGCCCCAGTAGAACCAGTGCGGCATTACGAATCCGAAACCTTCAAGATCAGACATGTTGTTACTTCCTCAGCCACAAAACGGGGAAGGCGGGACTCCTCGTTCGGAGTCGTCCCGGACCTTCCCCTTATTTCTTATTTATTAGTTCAGGAAGGTGTTACCGGCCCGGCACACCTT of Marinobacter sediminum contains these proteins:
- a CDS encoding TRAP transporter small permease subunit — encoded protein: MSDLEGFGFVMPHWFYWGWLAVMPLIMMAWDKWSGGHGGDSAEPELTPGELQAEEDDPLIYLQFEGNWFTKVVDWMCDKSGLFVSFWTINAVVFYFFGVVMRYIFNMPTIWVHEASFLLLGMQYMLAGAFAMLHGAHVRVDVMYNMLPARGRIGLDIFTSMFFFIFALILLVTSWTFFQDSYAMNETTVETWGIQHWPAKGMMVLGSLLLLLAGTSKLIKDIVLFVRLGRERTA